A single region of the Phycisphaerae bacterium genome encodes:
- a CDS encoding DUF2617 family protein, with protein MELGLTKQRSSDLSFFLYRRALHPELFRIYLEKHIEYSNFQADIWIVGLNHVVTVQANNVLVTELTGVPCDLLTDRNLVTQFRFRGERDFQYRFSEGMRYIFSSQVEETTEHIFRTTYRDLSNYAQKRGLYVPYEQWTTNGLVPFSYIDYETRQYELHVHAYHAFPGEWRFLRTQSIFETRPNSRPAK; from the coding sequence TTGGAGCTCGGCCTTACCAAACAACGAAGTTCAGACCTCAGTTTCTTTCTGTATCGCCGGGCGCTGCATCCGGAGCTTTTCCGTATCTATCTGGAGAAGCACATCGAGTACAGCAACTTTCAGGCGGATATCTGGATCGTGGGCCTCAACCACGTCGTCACGGTTCAGGCGAACAACGTCCTGGTGACGGAATTGACCGGCGTCCCCTGTGATTTACTCACGGATCGCAATCTGGTTACTCAGTTTCGCTTCCGCGGGGAGCGCGATTTCCAGTACCGCTTCAGCGAGGGGATGCGGTATATCTTCAGCAGCCAGGTCGAAGAAACGACTGAGCACATTTTCCGCACGACTTACCGTGATCTGTCAAACTACGCCCAGAAACGTGGCCTTTATGTCCCGTACGAGCAGTGGACGACCAACGGGCTTGTTCCGTTCTCGTACATCGACTACGAAACCCGGCAATACGAATTGCATGTGCATGCCTATCATGCATTCCCCGGCGAGTGGCGGTTCCTGCGGACCCAGTCGATTTTTGAAACTCGGCCGAACAGTCGGCCCGCCAAGTGA